The Marivirga salinae DNA window TTCTCATTTGAGAAACTTTCACCTCTTCATAGCTTTCTTCTCCTACAACTTGAGGAATACTCATAGCCTGATCTGACGAAGAATCCTGTTTTGGAGCTTCTTTAGATTTTTGCTTAGGAGTGAAGTTTTCTACATCAGATTTAATGATCCTTCCATTTCCACCTGAGCCATCTACTTCTGCTAAATCAATACCTTTATCTTTAGCAATTTTCTTAGCTAATGGGCTGGCAAATATTCTTCCACCATCTTTACCACCTTTATCTTTATTCGCAGATTCAGCAGGCGGAGTTGGCTTAGGACTTCCTGAATCTGATTTACTGTCAGATGATTTATCTTCAGATTTTTCTTTCTTTTCTTCTTTATCCTCCTTCTTGCTTGCTCCTCCTGAAGATTTTTGCTCATGCGCCTTGATTAATTTTTCATAATCAGCTCCTTCCTCACCAATTACAGCAATTACGCCATCAATAGGAGCAGCATCACCTTCTTTAATGCCTATATATAATAAAGTACCATCTTCATAAGCCTCTAATTCCATAGTGGCTTTATCAGTTTCAACCTCAGCTAAGATATCCCCTGCTTCCACTTTATCACCTTCTTTTTTCAACCATGAAGCAATTACACCTTCTTCCATGGTATCACTCATTTTAGGCATAGTGATTAAGCTTGCATTCACATCTGAAGCATCAATTTCTTCTCCGCTATCTTTTTCTGATTTCTTACCATCAGATTTATCTTTTTCATCTGATTCCTTTTTGTCATCAGATTTATCAGAACCTCCACCGTTTTCGATTTCTTTTAACAAATCATCAATATCTTCACCTTTTTCACCTATGATGGCAATTACCCCATCAACAGGTACAGCATCTCCTTCTTTAATGCCTATATGTAAAATTACTCCGTCTTCGTATGATTCTAATTCCATTGTGGCTTTATCGGTTTCTACCTCAGCCAATATATCTCCTGTTGATACCTCATCGCCCTCTTTCACCAACCATGAGGCAATTACGCCTTCCTCCATGGTGTCACTCATCTTGGGCATTTTTATTACTTCAGCCATATATGTCGATTTCTATTAAACTTGTCAAAAATAATGGGAATTCAACCTTAATTCAAATTAATTGAAGTAAAGTATTAAGAATACTCGAAAACTTTCTTAATGTTTCCAATTTAGGTGAAATTAAAAAGCCCGCACCATTTAAGGAACGGGCTAAAAAATAAAATTAAATTTCTTTATTCAGAAGCTGCAGTAGCCTCTTTCTCATTATATGCTTTATTTAAACCATCAATTACTTCATTAGTAATTTCCAATCCATCATTAGCATATAAAACGTCACTTCCTCTTGAATACGTCAAAACCAATTGAAGATTATTTGCATCACCATATTCTTTCAAATAGTCGCTAATGGTTTTATATAATTCATTATTTAATTCAGCTTCTTTCTGACGCAATTTTCTTGATAAATCTTCTTGATAAACTCTTAAATTCTGTTGTTTCTTCATCAAGTTCTCTTCTAATGCTTTACCTTGAGCCACAGTTAAATTCTGAGCAGTTCTTTGGAAATCATTGATTTCATTTTGCAAACCTTGCGCTCTATTTTGATATTCTTTCTCATATTTTTGAGAAAGTTCGCCTAATTCTGATTCAATATCTTTCATGAAATCATAATTAGCTAATAAAGAATCAGAATGAACATAAGCTATGGCTACATTTTGATATATTTTTTCATCTTTTTGCTCATTTGAAGTACTTTCTTCCTCTGCTTCAGTGCCACTAAATTTGTCAAAGAATAAAAAAGCTACTGCAATAGTTAGAATAATACTAAGTTTTAATGATACGTTTTTCATGTGTTTTTTAAGTATTTTTAAATATCACGTAAATTAAAATTTACGTGTGGTAAAATATAAATTAGGTTTTACTAACGCCTGCAAAGTTAATCAAACAAATTAAAGTGCAAAGTTTATAATTTTAGGATTTAAATAGAGCCTAATGAGCAATTAAAAGAATATTTTTAATAATTATCTGATAATCAGACCTACTCACTACAGGGAGGACAGAATTTTATATAATTATGATTTAAAAACTATAAAATTTCTCAATCTTTTTTATCCTCATTATCCTCAGTTTTTTTCAATTCTTTATATTCGTATAAGAATTGATGGTCGGGGTTGGTAAAATTATAATGCTCACCGTCATCCTCAAACTCTTCTTCATCCCAATCTTTTTCAAAATACAATTTTAATTCTGCTTGTCCTGCAAAATCATTCTTCATCCACAATGCAACCAAAAGACCGCTTAATAAACCCATTAAATGCGACTCCCAAGATATATGACCATCTTGAGGCAAAACACCATAAAACATTCCACCATATAATAACAACACAACAAATGAAAGCGCTAAAGAGGATTGGTTTTTGCGAAGCAATCCACTAAATAAAATAAAGGAAGCAATTCCATAAATCACCCCACTTGCTCCAATATGGTAGGCTTCTCGAGCTATTATCCATACGAAAACGCCTGTAACAATATAAATGTATAGCAATGCTTTGAGTGCAATTTTATCATAAAAGAAAAATAGAATGATAATCAAGAGCATTAGAGAAAAGCTGTTGGACAACAAATGCAAAAAATCTCCATGGATAAATGGGGAAGTGAAAATGCCAATTGTACCTAATAAATGGCGGGGCATAATACCAAAATGAGCGAAATTAGTAGCAAAACCCCATTCTGCTGCTTTAACAAGCCATAGAATCAAGATTATGTAGCTACCAAAGACTACACTCTGCCGAAAAAGAGATTTTTCTTTAGACATACAATAAAGATACGAAATTCTTGAAAAAAGGTCGTGATTTTTAAAAGTAGATATCTTGAGCTAGACGATAAGTATTGGCATGTGCCTCAATAATGTGAGCAATTTTTTCTGAATAACCTCCTCCCATGCTGGCTACAACAGGAATTTCATTTTTAAAACAATGCTCAAAAACTATTTTATCTCTTTCTTTACATCCAGTAATACTCATACCCAATCTACCTAATTTATCTGTTGCTAAAACATCCACTCCTGATTGAAAAAAAATAAAATCAGGTTGCTGTTCATCAATTAATCTAGGCAGATTTTCTCTTAAGATTTTGAGATAGGTTTTATCATCTGTCTTATCTTCCAATTCAATATCCAAATCCGAATTTTCTTTATGCATAGGATAATTTCCTTTTCCATGCATACTAAAAGTAAAAACATCAGGGTTTCCATAAAAAATTTCAGCAGTTCCATTGCCTTGATGCACATCCAAATCTACTACCAAGATCTTTTCAACTTTATTATTTACTAATAAATATTGAGCTGCAATGGCTATATCATTTAATAAACAAAAACCTTCTCCCCTGTCAGTAAAAGCATGATGGGTTCCGCCTGCAATATTCATAGCGATTCCATATTCTAAAGCAAAATTAGCGGCATCTATGGTCCCCTGATTAATGATTCGCTCTCTTTCCACCAAAGCAGCTGACAATGGAAAACCTGTTCTTCTCTCTTCTTTTCTGCTTAAAGATAAATTTTTTAGTTTATACCAATATTCTTCCTTATGTATAGCTAAAATATCTTCTTCAGATAGTAAGTCAGGAGCAAAGAAATTACTTTCAGTCACAGTACCTTCATAAAGCAACTGTTCAGGCAGCAATTCATATTTCTCCATAGGGAATCAATGGTTTTCTGGAAGAGGGTGTGTGTATTCTTTTCTATAGGCGATTTTGAGCATCTAATAAACAATATGTAAGAATAACCCTTGATAGGTCAGTCTGTTTAATATTTAAATAATTAAGTCGAAATTATAGTAAAAAAAAGAACAAAAAAAATGCTGACTCTTTCAAATCAGCATTATATTCTATAGTATAATCTCATGTCTTGTCACCTGCCTCTTACTAATCTAGCAATTACAGATATGACCAGTAATACCAAAAATATATAAAAAATTATTTTTGCTATTCCCGCGGCTCCAGCGGCTATGCCTCCAAATCCTAATACAGCTGCGACTAGCGCAACAATTAAGAAAATTACAATCCATCGTAACATAGTGTAGTTTTAAGGTTAAAAAATGATAGTTTATCGAATATGTAACCTTATGTACGAGTATAAATAACAAAAGATTAATTATTCGTTTTAATTGACTAACAACTATCAACTTATCATTATCCCCCTAAGATAATCGTAGTTTAAATATTAACCTTGAAGAAGTATTTTATGATCAGATTTCATTTTAAAATTAAAATGAAATCTTATAGAAATGACTTAAAGCTACTGAACCGCTTTGGATTTAAATTTTGAAGTAAATAGTAATCCAACTCCCCCACCTATCAAAAGACCAGTAAGAAAATCAATCCCTTCATTTTCAAAAGAAAAATTTAAAGTAATACCAGCAATTATCATTACTATAGAAATAATATTTTTACTATTCATATTTAATTTTACTTGAATAATAAGTTAGAAGACAATCCATGCAGGATTTTAAAGGCATTTTCTTTAATTAATAAGATTGAAATCTAATCTACATCATATTCCTCTTCATCCGAAACAAATGAATAAAGGGTATCATCTAATTTCAGATTATCTTCATTGAAGTCAGAAACAAATTTATTCATTACTTCATCATCAACCTCTTCTACATTTAAACCGATATCCAATCCTATACCATATTCCCCTCCATTGTCCATATCTACATGCTCCTGAACTTTCACAAGCTCCTCATCTTCAATATCATCTATCATTTCCGCTATATATAAACCGATTTCTTCCTCCACATTATCCAAGGTTCTTAAATCTCCATTTTCGTCTTCCTGAAATTTGATAGGTTTAAAATTAGGGAATTTCTGTGCAGCCTTGTGTTCGGCCAATTCATATACTTCGCTAGCATGATGTAAACGTAATGTATAAATCACAGCATCATAAATCACTTCCTTTCCTTCATACATTCCCGTAAAGCGAAATTGCTTATACTCGTCATTATTGTCATCAGTATCAACTAAGACAAATTTATTCTTTTGCTGAGCAATTTTCTGCTTCAATTTATCGATTTCTACGGCATCGAATCCTGGATTTTGAGCACTCATAGTTTACTGGTTTGTATTAGGAAAATAAATTACAATATTTTTTTAGAAAACGCAATAAATAAAAATTTATTCATTCTTTTTACTTACACTTTCAAAAATACCGTTAACTATTGCCAAAATCACCCCAAATAATAATGCCCACCAAAAGCCATCTACATAAAATCCATCCACTAAATAATCTGCCAACATTATCATTAATGCATTAATTACCAACAAGAAAAATCCTAAAGTAAAAACAGTTACAGGAATTGTTAGAATTATTAATAATGGTTTGAGAGTGGCACTAAAAAGCGCCAAAAATAATGAGACCACTAGTGCATCAAAAAAACCTTCGACATGGGCTCCTGGAAGAATGTAAGAAGCAACAATTACAGCTAATGAGGATAATAGTAATTTGATTAAAAAATTCATTCAAAAAAGTTTAATTAAAAATATCTTTCTTCTAACACCTTTTGATGATGTTTCCAATGCCCTACTGTGATATACCACAAACTCATAATAGAAATTGGATTACCATCAGCTTCTCCTTCTTTTTTGAGTATTTTTTCAGGCATTGATTGGAATAAAGATAAGTGACTTTTTCTTAAATGATAAAATTCTTCTGCCATTTTTGTTTTATTCTGGCGTGAATATTCTGAAGCATCAGCATAATCATTTTCGGAAAAACCTGGGAGAGAGGCCGTTTCTCCTCTAGCGAGAGAAAGTGCACGAAAAACCATAATGCGTTCAGTATCCATGCAATGTTGCATCAATTGAGCCACACTCCATTTTCCTTTTTCATATCTGTGTTTCCATTTTTCATCAGGAATATTATTGATTAAAACAGATATTTCGCTGATTTGATGTGTGAGTTCCATTTCGATATCACCTTTCACCAACTCAACATATCCCTGATAAAACGGAGCATGTACTAAATTCATATATAAATTATTTATTCATTTATGGCATCCATTTTTTTGGCTACCTCTTCAGCTTCTGCCATTTTCTGATCAGCCTTTTTTCTATCAATGCTGCTCAATTTATGATATTCTGCCAGAAGCTTTTTATATTCTTCGTTTAACTTCTCTTTTTCTGATTTCTTTTTAAATAATCCAAACATAGCTTTTCTTTTAGATTTTAAAACAGCGCACTTTTCAATTTGTTTGAATTACTTTCAATCCCTCCAAAAGGAAATTTATTAAATCCTGCTTTCTTTTAGGCATTTCTTCTATGGGAAATTTAATACTAAATTTTATGAAATCTATATTTTTCAAATGATCTTCCACTTCTGCTGAACTTAATTCATTTAGAGGTACGTAATTATTGGATTTATAATCATATTCCCAAGGAGAATTATTCACACAAAAATAAACGCCTTCGTAATTCCTGAACCTTTCGATCAAATCGCGACCATATTCGTCTAAATATTTCCCCTGAAGATGAAATGTAGAAGAAATGAAATTACCCCAATAAAACATAGTACGAAAAGCCAAAATATCCTTTCTGGTGAAAAAAGCAGGAAAGTCAAGTACCATAAAAGGTAAACGCTTATAATTTTCCCCTTTAGATATTTTACCGTGAGATATATTTAATTCTTTGGGTAATTTATTCTGGAGTGGGACTAACTGAATCCTTATTTCCTCTTTTAACTCCTTTAGGAAATCCCATACCTTTTCCATCATTCTATATTTTATCAATAGAATTATTGGATCTGAGGCTAAATCTAACTCTTGAGTGGTGAATTTTGACATAATAAAAAAGGGTGAATTAATTTATCCACCCTATTTAACTTTACTTAAAATTCCTATACCTGATCTGGCTTCTGAATGATTTTCAAAACTACCTCATGCTTATCATTATCCTTATCAATCAATTTAACTCTAACCATCGGATTATCCGCTTGAATATTATCTTCAACTCCTATTATTTTAAATTGACTCAGCTTGCCTTCAATTTCAGGAGCTAACTCTTTTATAGCTTTTGCAAACTCTACTTCAAGCTGACTTGGATTATATTGCTTTGTAATCATAGTTCTTTCAGTTTTTCTTAAATCTAACAATTAAAATAGAAAAATAACATCTGATATAAGATTATTACCATCTAATAAGGGCAGATGCCCATGTAAATCCACTACCAAAGGCAGCTAAGCATACTAAATCACCTTCTTTAATTTTTCCCTCATGCCATGCTTCGCTTAATGCGATTGGAATAGAAGCTGCAGTGGTGTTTCCATATTTCTGAATATTATTATATACTTTATCATCTGACAATCCCATTTTGGATTGAATAAATTTAGAAATTCGCAAATTAGCTTGATGTGGAACTAACATATCAACATCAGATGGTTTAAGATCATTTGCCTCTAATGCTTCATTTATCACTTCTTGAAAACGAACCACGGCATGTTTAAAAACCATATTTCCATTCATGTAGACTTTATAACCTGAGGTGTCTAAGATTTGCTCAGATTGTCTTTCTTCTCTTGGTCAACTACTGCCTGGATCTTTCACAAATAATTCTTCCGCATAAGTACCTTCTGCATGCAAATGGGTAGACAAGACGCCTTGCACATCCGTTGCGCTCATAATGGCGACTCCTACCCCATCACCAAAAATAACAGCGGTAGAACGACCTCTATCCGACATATCAATAGCCGTAGATTGAATTTCACCGCCTACTACCATGATGTTTTTATACATCCCAGTTTTAATAAATTGATCAGCCACAGACAAGCTATATACAAAACCTGAACATGCATTTCTTATATCTAAGCAACCGATAGTACCCATTCCCATTTCACGCTGAAGTAAAACACTAGAGCCTGGAAAAAAATAATCAGGCGTGATACTCGCAAAAATGATAAAATCAATATCATCATTTTTCATTTTTGCATTTTCTAACGCCATATCCGCAGCTTTTTTAGCCATTTTAGCTAAAGATCCTTCTATTTCAGGATCAAAAAAACGTCTTTCTTTTATTCCTGTACGTTCTGTAATCCATTCATCTGTCGTGTCTATCCACTTGGAAATATCATCATTAGTCACCACTGTTTGAGGAACAGCGTGACCTAAGCCTACTATTTTTGAATTTTTCATTTTACTCTGTTATCGTTTCCTGTTGCACTTGAAATAAATTTAATTTTCAAAATGCGATCCAATATAGAGCAATCTTATATTCTAATCAAAAATAGTAGTCATGCAGAGTATTTAATCTTAAATATGTTTCAAGGCTACTTATTCTTCAAACCAAGTCTTATAAAGTGTGTAATTTTTGGCTGTCCTTTCAAAAATCTCCTGCATCTCACCTTCAATCTTTTTGACTTTTTTAGCAGGTACACCTGCATAAATATATCCTGACTCCACGATGGTATTTTCTAAAACCACAGCACCTGCTGCCACCATGGCTCCAGTCTGTACAACTGCATTATCCATTACAATAGCCCCCATTCCTACTAAAGCCGAGTCTTCAATCGTGCAACCATGAACTATCGCTTTATGTCCTATCGAAACCTTATTACCAATGGTAGTAGAAGCTTTCTTATAGGTGCAATGAATAACAGCCCCATCTTGAATATTAGTTTTATCACCAATTGTAATTCGGTTTACATCGCCTCTAACAACAGCACTCCACCAAATACTGCAATCCTTACCAATCGTAACATCACCTACTACCACAGCATTATCTGCTATGTAAGTATTTTGTCCAATTACAGGATATTTACCATCGCATTTTTTAATTATTCCCATTCTATATTGTTTTTAAATTATACATGTACCTACATTTTATATTAAAGTATATTTTTCTTTATTTTTATAAACTTTATAAAAGTTCAATCGTTAAGACTGTGAATCAATAAAAACCACTAATCTATGAAAATTTTAAAAATAACAAGTGCATTAGCACTAGCTGTAATTATGGCGGTTGCTTGTACTTCAAATCCTAAAGGAGATGAAGCAAAGGTAAGCGAAGCCGAAGAAGTAACAGAAGCGGAAGGTATGGAAATTGCAGTATCTTCAGATGAAGCTGACATGGAATTTGTAGGAACAAAACCAACTGGAAGACATTATGGAAATGTTGCTCTTACTGATGGCTCTATTTCCGTAAAAGATGGAAAAGTAACAGGTGGTAAATTCATTTTCGATTTAAATCAAATTACAATTACTGATTTAAAAGATGATAAAGAAAATCATAAAAAATTAGTAGGGCACCTACAATCAGATGATTTCTTTGATGCAAAAAACCATCCTCAAGTTACTTTTGAATTAGTATCTGTGAAATCTTTGAATCCAGAGAAAACAGCAGGAGATTATGATTCCTATCAAGATGATATGGAGCAACCTTCTGAGGATGAAAAAATAATGGAATTACCAGAATTTGAATTGGAAGGTGCTACGCACGAAGTAACTGGTAACCTTACGATGAGAGGTAAAACTTTAGCTATCACAGTACCAGCAAAAATCAATGTTACTGATGATGGAGTTAAAGCATTTACAAACTTTAGCATTGATAGAACAAAATGGGGCTTAATGTATGGTGATGAATCAAAAGCGGTCGATAAAGCCAAAGATAAATTCATCTACAATAAAGTAGGTGTTGGATTTAATATTGATGCTAAAGCAGAAAATATGTAATCCAATATTTTTGAGAAATAAACTGAAGGTTGCTAATATTTTTTAGCAACCTTTTTTTATGCAATTTTGCCAAAAAATAAGCGCTATTGGAAACAATAAAAATCGATACCTCATCTTTTCCTAATTATTGGGATTCATTACTAAAATGGAGTACTCAATTTCAACATCTTGCAGTTTTCAACCCTCAGCAAGTTGAACAATATCCTTTTGGCACATTTTCAAAATGTATTGCAGTCGGAAATAAAAAATTAAATCTGAATGCTCCATATTTCCAATCTCTAAAAAACTACATAAAAGAAAACCCTACTAAAAAGTTATTTGGTTATTTAGGCTATGACCTCAAAAATGAATTAGAAAAACTAACTAGCGATAATCTATCCACTATAAATTGGGTACCTATGAAATTCTTCGTTCCCGAATGTATCATTTCATTTGAAAGCAATCATATTATAATTCAGAGTGGAGATTTAGAACGTTTTAAAAATGAAATCAAAAATGCACTGTCAAAAGATATTGTAGAAAGTAATACGAAAGCAATAGTAAGCAATTTAAAAACATGGACAAGCAAAGCCGAATACATAGAGACAGTTGAAAATTTAAGAACCCACATTGAAGAAGGCGACATTTATGAAATCAATTATTGCCTCAATTTCTCAGCAAATGTTAAAAG harbors:
- a CDS encoding OmpH family outer membrane protein translates to MKNVSLKLSIILTIAVAFLFFDKFSGTEAEEESTSNEQKDEKIYQNVAIAYVHSDSLLANYDFMKDIESELGELSQKYEKEYQNRAQGLQNEINDFQRTAQNLTVAQGKALEENLMKKQQNLRVYQEDLSRKLRQKEAELNNELYKTISDYLKEYGDANNLQLVLTYSRGSDVLYANDGLEITNEVIDGLNKAYNEKEATAASE
- a CDS encoding YceI family protein codes for the protein MKILKITSALALAVIMAVACTSNPKGDEAKVSEAEEVTEAEGMEIAVSSDEADMEFVGTKPTGRHYGNVALTDGSISVKDGKVTGGKFIFDLNQITITDLKDDKENHKKLVGHLQSDDFFDAKNHPQVTFELVSVKSLNPEKTAGDYDSYQDDMEQPSEDEKIMELPEFELEGATHEVTGNLTMRGKTLAITVPAKINVTDDGVKAFTNFSIDRTKWGLMYGDESKAVDKAKDKFIYNKVGVGFNIDAKAENM
- a CDS encoding rhomboid family intramembrane serine protease — translated: MSKEKSLFRQSVVFGSYIILILWLVKAAEWGFATNFAHFGIMPRHLLGTIGIFTSPFIHGDFLHLLSNSFSLMLLIIILFFFYDKIALKALLYIYIVTGVFVWIIAREAYHIGASGVIYGIASFILFSGLLRKNQSSLALSFVVLLLYGGMFYGVLPQDGHISWESHLMGLLSGLLVALWMKNDFAGQAELKLYFEKDWDEEEFEDDGEHYNFTNPDHQFLYEYKELKKTEDNEDKKD
- a CDS encoding phage holin family protein, giving the protein MNFLIKLLLSSLAVIVASYILPGAHVEGFFDALVVSLFLALFSATLKPLLIILTIPVTVFTLGFFLLVINALMIMLADYLVDGFYVDGFWWALLFGVILAIVNGIFESVSKKNE
- a CDS encoding DUF1328 domain-containing protein; protein product: MLRWIVIFLIVALVAAVLGFGGIAAGAAGIAKIIFYIFLVLLVISVIARLVRGR
- a CDS encoding pyruvate dehydrogenase complex dihydrolipoamide acetyltransferase; its protein translation is MAEVIKMPKMSDTMEEGVIASWLVKEGDEVSTGDILAEVETDKATMELESYEDGVILHIGIKEGDAVPVDGVIAIIGEKGEDIDDLLKEIENGGGSDKSDDKKESDEKDKSDGKKSEKDSGEEIDASDVNASLITMPKMSDTMEEGVIASWLKKEGDKVEAGDILAEVETDKATMELEAYEDGTLLYIGIKEGDAAPIDGVIAVIGEEGADYEKLIKAHEQKSSGGASKKEDKEEKKEKSEDKSSDSKSDSGSPKPTPPAESANKDKGGKDGGRIFASPLAKKIAKDKGIDLAEVDGSGGNGRIIKSDVENFTPKQKSKEAPKQDSSSDQAMSIPQVVGEESYEEVKVSQMRKTVAKRLSESKFTAPHFYVTMEINMDKAMEARKSINEVSPVKISFNDMVIKAVAASLRQHPKVNSSWMGDKIRRNNHIHVGMAVAVEEGLLVPVIRFADNKSLSHIATEAKDFAKKAKNKELEQKDWEGNTFTISNLGMFGVEEFTAIINPPDACILAVGGIKQTAIVKDGELVPGNVMKVTLSCDHRVVDGAVGSAFLQTLKGLLEDPVRILI
- a CDS encoding gamma carbonic anhydrase family protein, giving the protein MGIIKKCDGKYPVIGQNTYIADNAVVVGDVTIGKDCSIWWSAVVRGDVNRITIGDKTNIQDGAVIHCTYKKASTTIGNKVSIGHKAIVHGCTIEDSALVGMGAIVMDNAVVQTGAMVAAGAVVLENTIVESGYIYAGVPAKKVKKIEGEMQEIFERTAKNYTLYKTWFEE
- a CDS encoding Lacal_2735 family protein, translated to MFGLFKKKSEKEKLNEEYKKLLAEYHKLSSIDRKKADQKMAEAEEVAKKMDAINE
- a CDS encoding DinB family protein is translated as MNLVHAPFYQGYVELVKGDIEMELTHQISEISVLINNIPDEKWKHRYEKGKWSVAQLMQHCMDTERIMVFRALSLARGETASLPGFSENDYADASEYSRQNKTKMAEEFYHLRKSHLSLFQSMPEKILKKEGEADGNPISIMSLWYITVGHWKHHQKVLEERYF